Proteins encoded by one window of Simiduia curdlanivorans:
- the lptE gene encoding LPS assembly lipoprotein LptE, which translates to MTRFIAILAAMLVLSSCGWHLRGALDLPADLNSIYVTGASQSLRSAIDKQLSANNIALAANASDAQYILAISNEDTKQRTAALGSDALAAEYEYTSSANFELRRTDGTVLGAADNVQVVRSVNFDATQVLGAANESQLVKDEMTRELASQLIRRMSFLAKQNAQQDDSQHNSQTSTAN; encoded by the coding sequence ATGACACGATTCATAGCAATACTCGCCGCCATGTTAGTGTTATCCAGTTGCGGTTGGCATCTGCGTGGTGCACTCGATTTACCCGCTGACCTCAACAGCATCTATGTCACAGGTGCTAGCCAGTCGCTGCGCTCGGCCATCGACAAACAGCTCAGTGCCAACAACATTGCCTTGGCCGCGAACGCGAGCGACGCCCAATATATTTTGGCCATTTCGAACGAAGACACCAAGCAACGCACGGCCGCTTTAGGTAGCGACGCCTTGGCGGCCGAGTACGAATACACCTCGTCGGCCAACTTCGAACTGCGCCGCACCGACGGCACAGTTCTAGGTGCGGCGGATAATGTCCAAGTTGTGCGCTCTGTTAACTTCGATGCTACCCAAGTTCTCGGTGCGGCCAATGAAAGCCAATTAGTCAAAGACGAAATGACCCGTGAATTGGCTAGCCAATTGATCCGACGCATGAGTTTTTTAGCCAAACAAAACGCGCAACAAGATGATTCGCAACATAACAGCCAAACCAGCACCGCGAACTAA
- the leuS gene encoding leucine--tRNA ligase — MTTNLPLSEHYHPDQIETAAQAFWDERKSFNVKEDAKREKFYCLSMFPYPSGKLHMGHVRNYTISDVIARYQRMQGKNVLHPMGWDAFGLPAENAAIKHNTAPAAWTYSNTDYMRGQLQRLGFGFDWSREVTTCKPDYYRWEQWFFTRLIEKGLAYKKVSSVNWCPNDMTVLANEQVIDGCCWRCDSKVERKEIPQWFIKITRYAEQLLNDLDQLDEWPEQVRTMQRNWIGRSQGVDMTFALEHAVGDYQSFDVYTTRPDTLMGVTYVSLAAEHPISKKIAETNTGLAAFIAECKVQSVSEADMATMEKKGFDTGIKALHPLTGEPVPVWVANYVLMDYGSGAVMAVPAHDQRDFEFAQKYSLPISQVIAGEGDISKAAITEKGKLINSGDFDGLDFQAAFDAIAAKLSAEGKGKITTNFRLRDWGVSRQRYWGSPIPVLYLKDGQEIPVPASRLPVLLPEDVTMDGVHSPIKQDAEWRKTEINGQEAEHETDTFDTFMESSWYYARYTCANFEGGMIDKAAADYWLPVDQYVGGIEHAILHLLYARFFHKLMRDEGLVSGDEPFKRLLCQGMVLKDGTKMSKSKGNTVDPQELIDLYGADTVRLFTMFAAPPEQSLEWNDAGVEGGHRFLRKLWKAVHSHLEAGVAPALDAANLTGPQKDLRRKTHETIAKVSDDFGRRQTFNTAIAAVMELLNEVSRFARKADQDLSVEREALVAAVQLLAPIVPHISHTLWQALGNGDNLLDAGWPSVDESALVKSELELVVQINGKVRAKLIVAADADSDSIIAMAKANENVQKFLEGVEIKMCKVIPGKLVTFAVK; from the coding sequence GTGACAACTAACCTGCCGCTATCCGAACACTATCATCCAGACCAGATAGAAACTGCCGCCCAAGCCTTTTGGGACGAGCGCAAAAGCTTCAACGTTAAAGAGGATGCTAAGCGCGAAAAGTTCTACTGCCTGTCGATGTTTCCCTACCCAAGCGGCAAGCTACACATGGGCCACGTGCGCAACTACACCATCAGCGATGTGATTGCGCGCTATCAGCGTATGCAAGGCAAGAACGTGCTGCACCCCATGGGTTGGGATGCCTTCGGTCTGCCGGCGGAAAATGCCGCCATCAAACACAACACCGCACCGGCGGCCTGGACCTACTCCAACACCGATTACATGCGCGGCCAGTTGCAGCGCTTGGGTTTCGGCTTCGACTGGAGCCGCGAGGTGACCACCTGCAAGCCCGACTACTACCGCTGGGAGCAATGGTTCTTCACCCGCTTAATCGAAAAGGGCTTGGCCTATAAAAAAGTCTCCTCGGTTAACTGGTGCCCGAATGACATGACGGTATTGGCCAACGAACAAGTGATCGACGGCTGCTGCTGGCGCTGCGATAGCAAAGTCGAGCGCAAAGAAATCCCTCAGTGGTTTATCAAAATCACCCGCTACGCCGAGCAATTACTCAACGATTTAGATCAGCTGGACGAGTGGCCCGAGCAAGTGCGCACCATGCAGCGCAACTGGATTGGCCGCAGTCAGGGCGTCGATATGACCTTCGCCTTGGAACATGCGGTGGGCGATTACCAAAGCTTCGACGTCTACACCACTCGCCCCGATACCTTAATGGGCGTTACCTATGTGAGCCTCGCCGCCGAGCACCCGATTAGCAAAAAGATTGCCGAAACCAACACAGGCCTCGCCGCCTTTATCGCCGAGTGCAAGGTGCAATCGGTATCCGAAGCCGACATGGCCACCATGGAAAAGAAAGGTTTCGACACCGGTATTAAAGCCCTGCACCCGCTAACGGGCGAGCCTGTACCTGTGTGGGTGGCCAACTATGTGCTGATGGATTACGGCTCGGGTGCGGTGATGGCCGTGCCGGCGCACGATCAGCGCGACTTCGAATTCGCGCAAAAATATTCCCTGCCTATCAGCCAGGTGATTGCCGGCGAAGGCGATATCAGCAAGGCCGCCATCACCGAAAAAGGCAAGCTAATCAATTCGGGCGATTTCGATGGGCTGGATTTCCAAGCCGCCTTCGACGCCATCGCCGCCAAGCTCAGCGCCGAAGGCAAAGGCAAAATCACCACCAACTTCCGCCTGCGCGATTGGGGCGTTAGCCGCCAGCGCTACTGGGGTTCGCCCATCCCTGTTTTGTATTTAAAAGACGGCCAAGAAATTCCCGTGCCGGCCTCGCGCCTGCCCGTTTTGTTGCCGGAAGACGTCACCATGGACGGCGTGCACTCGCCCATCAAACAAGATGCCGAATGGCGCAAAACCGAGATTAATGGCCAAGAAGCGGAACACGAAACCGACACCTTCGACACCTTTATGGAGTCGAGCTGGTACTACGCGCGCTACACCTGCGCCAACTTCGAAGGCGGCATGATCGACAAGGCTGCAGCAGATTATTGGCTACCGGTGGATCAATACGTGGGCGGTATCGAACACGCGATTTTGCATTTGTTGTACGCGCGCTTTTTCCACAAATTAATGCGCGACGAAGGTTTAGTGAGTGGCGACGAACCCTTTAAGCGATTGCTGTGCCAGGGCATGGTGCTAAAAGACGGCACCAAAATGTCCAAGTCCAAGGGCAACACCGTCGATCCACAAGAGTTGATCGATTTATACGGCGCCGATACCGTGCGTTTATTTACCATGTTCGCCGCACCGCCAGAGCAATCGCTCGAGTGGAACGACGCCGGCGTTGAAGGCGGCCACCGCTTCCTGCGCAAATTGTGGAAGGCAGTACACAGCCATTTAGAAGCCGGTGTTGCACCCGCGCTGGACGCTGCGAACTTAACCGGCCCACAAAAAGATTTGCGTCGCAAAACCCACGAAACCATCGCCAAAGTGAGCGATGATTTCGGCCGCCGGCAAACCTTCAACACCGCCATTGCCGCGGTGATGGAATTATTGAATGAAGTGAGCCGGTTTGCGCGCAAGGCCGATCAAGACTTAAGCGTTGAGCGCGAAGCCTTAGTCGCCGCCGTGCAACTGCTGGCACCCATCGTGCCGCACATTTCGCACACTTTGTGGCAAGCGCTGGGCAATGGCGACAACCTACTCGATGCCGGCTGGCCTAGCGTTGATGAAAGCGCGCTAGTAAAAAGCGAACTGGAATTGGTGGTGCAAATCAACGGCAAGGTGCGCGCCAAGCTGATAGTTGCCGCCGATGCCGATAGCGACAGCATCATCGCCATGGCCAAGGCCAATGAAAACGTACAAAAGTTTTTAGAGGGCGTAGAGATTAAAATGTGTAAAGTGATTCCAGGCAAACTGGTCACCTTCGCGGTTAAATAG
- a CDS encoding zinc ribbon-containing protein, which translates to MVEQTHDSPVGATADAKLAETLSDAVEAELGSFIKLELAAEQMLEDETLLVKAYIKDDAAKAQSYLMELGSEIKLLESRTAQWLLDAADPTAIDWYRLAHLMGHGDQVLMAGEVAENESLRCLDCGAGTKVTGLVTLQPCQNCQCDVFQRQPRNH; encoded by the coding sequence ATGGTAGAGCAAACACACGATAGCCCTGTGGGCGCAACTGCGGATGCCAAATTGGCCGAGACGCTGAGCGACGCGGTAGAGGCGGAGTTGGGTAGTTTTATCAAGCTGGAGCTGGCGGCCGAGCAAATGCTCGAGGACGAAACCTTATTGGTTAAAGCCTACATCAAAGATGATGCCGCCAAGGCGCAGAGCTATTTGATGGAGCTGGGCTCGGAAATTAAGCTGCTGGAATCTCGCACTGCCCAGTGGCTACTGGATGCGGCCGACCCCACCGCCATTGATTGGTATCGGCTGGCGCATTTAATGGGCCATGGCGACCAGGTGTTAATGGCCGGCGAAGTGGCTGAGAATGAGTCCTTGCGCTGCCTAGACTGCGGCGCCGGCACCAAAGTCACCGGCCTAGTCACGCTGCAACCCTGCCAGAATTGCCAGTGCGACGTATTTCAGCGCCAACCGAGGAATCATTAA
- a CDS encoding GGDEF domain-containing protein: MTQLNDVPVAQLMSRRVICVAPEESIAVALNTLRAHKLSCLVVQTPAGLEGILTERDLVVHFDNLVSAEQLNVRNLGCVRQLMSAPAITVQEDDGLQTVLDVSVRQGIRHLPVVNTSGELVGVVTQTDLVRAYSHILERQLDLVSDNKRLMALSLIDPLMSIGNRRAMEGDLKHVQAKAQRTQSPYGLVLLDVDWFKRYNDHYGHQLGDQALRAVAKAIGDSLRQGDRLYRYGGEELILVLPDTDQAGALQAAERAREAVSQLQLEHQDSPLGHLTVSAGLASGDGDWQALVAGADSALYEAKENGRNQTRAV, translated from the coding sequence ATGACACAGTTGAACGATGTACCGGTGGCGCAGTTGATGTCGCGCCGGGTTATCTGTGTTGCCCCCGAGGAGTCCATTGCTGTTGCCTTGAATACCCTGAGGGCGCATAAGCTGTCTTGCTTGGTGGTGCAGACGCCGGCTGGATTGGAAGGCATTTTGACCGAGCGCGACTTGGTTGTGCATTTCGATAACCTCGTGAGTGCCGAGCAGCTTAACGTAAGAAACCTCGGCTGTGTGCGTCAATTGATGTCCGCGCCGGCGATCACCGTACAAGAGGATGACGGGTTACAAACGGTGCTCGACGTGAGTGTCCGGCAGGGCATTCGCCATTTACCGGTGGTCAATACCTCTGGCGAGTTGGTCGGCGTGGTAACCCAAACGGATTTGGTGCGCGCCTATTCACATATTCTTGAGCGCCAGCTGGACTTGGTGAGCGACAACAAGCGTTTAATGGCTTTGAGTTTGATTGATCCGCTTATGTCCATCGGCAATCGCCGCGCCATGGAAGGTGACCTAAAGCATGTACAGGCTAAGGCGCAGCGCACGCAATCACCCTATGGGTTGGTGCTGCTGGATGTGGATTGGTTTAAGCGCTACAACGACCACTATGGTCATCAGCTCGGTGACCAGGCCTTGCGCGCGGTAGCCAAGGCCATTGGCGACAGCTTGCGTCAGGGCGATAGGTTGTACCGCTATGGAGGCGAAGAGCTGATTTTAGTCTTGCCCGACACCGATCAGGCCGGCGCTTTGCAGGCCGCGGAACGGGCGCGCGAAGCCGTAAGTCAATTACAGCTCGAGCACCAAGATAGCCCGCTTGGGCATTTAACGGTCAGCGCGGGTTTGGCGTCCGGAGATGGCGATTGGCAGGCGCTGGTGGCGGGCGCGGATTCGGCTCTGTACGAGGCGAAAGAAAACGGCCGCAATCAAACGCGGGCGGTATAA
- a CDS encoding CDGSH iron-sulfur domain-containing protein: MTQAHRASDVPFVIDVVAGQSYFWCSCGRSKSQPFCDGSHKGSGFSPLPFVAQKSEKLFFCGCKSTSQAPFCDGSHNR, encoded by the coding sequence ATGACACAAGCACATAGAGCCTCTGATGTACCTTTCGTTATCGACGTCGTGGCTGGCCAGAGTTATTTTTGGTGCAGCTGTGGGCGCAGCAAAAGCCAACCCTTTTGCGATGGTAGCCACAAGGGATCTGGCTTTTCGCCCCTGCCCTTTGTCGCGCAAAAGTCGGAGAAGCTGTTTTTCTGCGGCTGCAAGTCGACCTCGCAAGCCCCTTTTTGCGACGGCTCTCACAACCGTTAA
- a CDS encoding nitroreductase: MSISLDQYRQWLAERHSVRAFTPELVEHGLIKAIFTAAQQAPSNCNSQPWRVWLVRGEACERLRQQLVTAVSQGEIYPQDFTSVENFSGLYRERQIDCARALYDAMGIERTDKPARLDAMLRNYAFFDAPQVLFIGMNKAFGYNNALDVGIYVQSLVLAMHAAGLGACVQGALAHHAPLVRQFVNMPDDVGLLTGISFGYPAPTPANSARTTRANFDEVVTVIE; the protein is encoded by the coding sequence ATGAGCATTTCTCTCGATCAGTACCGTCAATGGCTGGCCGAGCGCCACTCGGTGCGCGCCTTTACCCCGGAGCTTGTCGAGCATGGCTTGATTAAGGCTATCTTTACCGCGGCGCAGCAGGCGCCGTCTAATTGTAACTCGCAACCTTGGCGGGTTTGGCTAGTGCGAGGCGAGGCCTGTGAGCGTTTGCGTCAGCAGTTGGTAACGGCGGTCAGTCAGGGTGAGATATATCCGCAGGATTTTACCTCCGTGGAAAATTTTTCCGGCTTGTATCGCGAGCGCCAAATAGACTGCGCGCGCGCCTTGTACGACGCCATGGGGATAGAGCGCACGGATAAGCCGGCGCGCTTGGACGCCATGTTGCGCAACTACGCGTTCTTCGATGCGCCGCAGGTGCTGTTTATCGGCATGAACAAGGCGTTTGGCTACAACAATGCGCTCGATGTGGGGATTTATGTGCAGTCTTTAGTGTTGGCGATGCATGCCGCCGGTTTGGGTGCCTGTGTGCAAGGAGCGCTGGCCCATCACGCGCCCTTAGTGCGCCAATTCGTCAATATGCCGGACGATGTTGGCTTGTTGACCGGTATTTCCTTCGGTTATCCCGCCCCAACACCAGCCAATAGCGCGCGCACCACGAGAGCGAACTTTGATGAAGTGGTGACAGTGATTGAATAA
- the lnt gene encoding apolipoprotein N-acyltransferase: MNKALRQTPLFAAALLAGACQPLGLAPFNYWPVAFLGLLSFAAILYYKPTLGFFRTSFAYGIGLYGVGVSWVFVSIHTYGNASVFLGVLLTTLFVVFLGFMFALPFWCWQRFGRPSPQLFLRGFPALWALNEAYRSWIFTGFPWLHIGYGHLETPLAGWAPVLGIFGLGFLLACCAVSLLALIQTTLKQRLVAASLLIGIIAIGGLLAQKQWTQAAGPMKTVAMVQPNIPQEHKWDRDWLEPTYQRLVAQSESLWRADWLIWPEAALPTVLSEAQPFIATMAEQAQATQTALVTGVITDQINSENKNGRHFFVSRYFNSLVVVGQGSGLYHKQRLVPFGEYVPLEAQLRGLIQFFNLPMSVLHKGPSEQAPLMLSGTPIWPAVCYEIVYPDLIASGARQAQAILTVSNDAWFGESLAPIQHLQMAQMRALETGRYVIRATNNGISAIIDERGKITASSKQFVQATLEGEVQPRTGNTPFMSSGSAPILIICGLLLLGLGLISRRKKAPAAE; encoded by the coding sequence ATGAACAAGGCCCTGCGCCAAACACCCCTGTTTGCCGCAGCCTTGCTGGCCGGCGCCTGCCAACCGCTGGGCCTGGCGCCGTTTAATTACTGGCCGGTTGCGTTTTTAGGCTTGCTAAGTTTCGCCGCCATCCTTTACTACAAACCAACGCTGGGCTTTTTTCGCACCAGTTTTGCCTATGGCATCGGTCTTTACGGCGTCGGCGTCAGCTGGGTCTTTGTGAGCATTCACACCTACGGTAACGCCTCAGTCTTTTTAGGTGTGCTACTGACAACGCTATTCGTGGTATTTCTCGGCTTTATGTTTGCCCTGCCCTTCTGGTGCTGGCAGCGCTTCGGCAGGCCTTCACCGCAATTATTTCTGCGCGGTTTCCCCGCCCTCTGGGCCTTAAATGAAGCTTACCGCAGCTGGATTTTTACCGGTTTTCCCTGGCTCCATATTGGCTATGGGCATTTGGAAACTCCGCTCGCCGGCTGGGCGCCGGTGCTGGGTATTTTCGGCTTGGGTTTTTTACTGGCCTGTTGCGCCGTGAGTCTACTCGCGTTGATTCAAACCACACTAAAACAACGCCTAGTCGCGGCCAGCCTGTTAATCGGTATCATCGCTATCGGTGGCCTGCTGGCGCAAAAGCAATGGACGCAGGCCGCCGGCCCGATGAAAACCGTGGCCATGGTGCAACCCAACATTCCGCAAGAACACAAATGGGATAGAGATTGGCTAGAGCCAACCTATCAACGACTCGTCGCGCAAAGTGAATCCCTATGGCGCGCCGACTGGTTAATTTGGCCCGAGGCCGCGCTACCCACTGTGTTAAGTGAAGCCCAGCCTTTTATTGCGACCATGGCCGAGCAAGCACAGGCCACGCAAACCGCCCTCGTCACCGGGGTTATCACCGATCAAATCAATAGCGAGAATAAAAACGGCCGGCACTTTTTTGTCTCGCGCTACTTCAATAGCTTGGTCGTTGTCGGGCAAGGCAGTGGCCTGTATCACAAGCAACGCTTGGTACCCTTTGGCGAATACGTGCCACTTGAAGCGCAACTGCGCGGCTTAATCCAATTTTTTAATTTACCTATGTCCGTGCTGCACAAGGGTCCGAGCGAGCAAGCGCCGTTAATGCTAAGCGGCACCCCCATCTGGCCCGCCGTGTGCTATGAAATTGTCTACCCAGATTTAATTGCCAGCGGCGCCCGCCAGGCCCAAGCCATTTTAACGGTGAGTAACGACGCCTGGTTCGGCGAGTCTTTAGCGCCCATTCAACATTTACAAATGGCGCAAATGCGAGCTCTGGAAACCGGCCGCTATGTCATACGCGCGACCAACAACGGCATTTCAGCCATTATCGATGAGCGCGGAAAGATTACGGCGAGCAGCAAACAGTTTGTTCAGGCAACGCTCGAGGGTGAGGTTCAACCGCGCACCGGTAACACGCCCTTTATGTCGAGTGGCAGCGCCCCGATACTCATCATTTGCGGCTTACTTTTGCTTGGCTTGGGCTTAATCAGCCGACGCAAAAAAGCGCCTGCCGCCGAGTAA
- a CDS encoding HlyC/CorC family transporter: MSDEPPSSQKQQDRSWLRKLMSSFSTEPTSRAELLTIIKEAADRNLFDQEALHIIEGALEVSDQRVHDILVPRSKMVVVRIEETPEQFLPRIIESGHSRFPVIEESTDNVRGILLAKDLLPLVLKGKENFSLEQMIRPANVIPESKRLNILLREFRENRYHMAMVLDEYGGISGLVTIEDILEEIVGEIEDETDEEDTDSDIRKLENNVFIVKALTPVDDFNEFFSCGFPEDDFDTIGGVVLNAFGHLAKRNESVTIDGYTFTVLYSDSRKLHLLRVSTPLET; the protein is encoded by the coding sequence ATGAGCGACGAACCACCGAGTAGTCAGAAGCAGCAAGATAGATCTTGGCTGCGTAAACTGATGAGCTCATTTTCTACCGAACCCACCTCCCGCGCCGAATTGCTGACCATTATCAAGGAAGCCGCCGACCGCAACCTGTTCGACCAAGAAGCCCTGCACATTATCGAAGGCGCGCTTGAAGTATCGGATCAACGGGTGCACGACATTCTGGTACCACGCTCCAAAATGGTGGTGGTTCGCATCGAAGAAACACCGGAGCAATTTCTCCCGCGCATTATTGAATCCGGTCACTCGCGCTTTCCCGTGATCGAAGAATCCACCGACAACGTGCGCGGCATCCTACTGGCCAAAGATTTATTACCGCTAGTGCTCAAAGGCAAAGAAAATTTCAGCCTAGAGCAGATGATTCGCCCCGCTAACGTCATCCCAGAGAGTAAGCGCCTCAACATCTTGCTGCGCGAATTCCGCGAGAACCGCTATCACATGGCCATGGTGTTGGATGAGTACGGCGGCATTTCTGGGCTGGTGACTATCGAAGATATTTTGGAAGAAATCGTTGGCGAAATCGAAGATGAGACCGATGAAGAAGATACCGATTCGGATATTCGAAAATTAGAGAACAATGTGTTTATCGTCAAAGCCCTAACCCCGGTGGACGACTTTAACGAATTCTTTTCCTGCGGTTTTCCCGAAGACGACTTTGACACCATTGGCGGTGTCGTACTCAACGCCTTTGGTCATCTAGCCAAGCGCAATGAGTCGGTCACCATCGACGGCTACACCTTTACCGTACTCTACTCAGATAGCCGCAAGTTACATTTACTGCGCGTCAGCACCCCACTGGAAACCTAA
- the ybeY gene encoding rRNA maturation RNase YbeY — MDEPTAITVDVDTASKAPNIPSQAQFERWVAAAIGAHQATAEVSIMIVDEAQGQSLNHEYRGKNYATNVLSFPAELPPELELPLLGDLVICAPVVAREAAEQNKALEAHWAHMVLHGTLHLLGYDHIDDDEAEAMEALETRIITELGYSAPYADREV, encoded by the coding sequence ATGGATGAGCCGACGGCGATTACCGTCGATGTCGACACCGCCAGTAAAGCACCTAATATCCCAAGCCAAGCCCAGTTCGAGCGCTGGGTTGCGGCTGCTATTGGCGCTCATCAGGCGACAGCCGAAGTTAGCATCATGATCGTGGACGAGGCCCAGGGCCAAAGCCTGAACCATGAGTACCGCGGTAAGAACTACGCCACCAATGTTCTGTCCTTCCCGGCCGAGCTACCGCCCGAGCTAGAGCTACCCCTACTTGGCGATTTAGTGATTTGCGCGCCCGTGGTGGCACGCGAAGCGGCCGAGCAAAATAAGGCTCTCGAGGCCCACTGGGCCCATATGGTGCTGCACGGCACCCTGCATCTGCTCGGTTACGATCACATCGACGACGACGAAGCCGAGGCCATGGAAGCACTCGAAACGCGGATAATTACCGAATTAGGCTACTCTGCCCCCTATGCAGATCGCGAAGTTTAA
- a CDS encoding PhoH family protein has product MNTADTHAQAPLDVKPQDTFSLEPQDPVRLAQLCGPMNAHLKQIEQRLNISIHNRGADFALVGAVRPARAARHILQSLYAGLNNNQALTADEVHLALQQSDLEANMEEVNHSAEPITLIRTAKCTVRARGANQQRYVKAVQTHDINFGVGPAGTGKTYLAVACAVEALLKDEVERILLVRPAVEAGEKLGFLPGDLSQKVDPYLRPLYDALYEMLGHDTVGKLIERNVIEVAPLAYMRGRTLNNSFVILDESQNTTREQMKMFLTRIGFGSTAIITGDPSQIDLPRGQQSGLKHVMEVLDKVAGISFTYFLSKDVVRHPLVQRIVEAYEDFESKHSDNRL; this is encoded by the coding sequence TTGAATACTGCCGATACCCACGCTCAAGCCCCGCTTGACGTCAAACCCCAAGACACCTTTTCACTCGAACCCCAAGATCCCGTGCGACTGGCCCAATTATGCGGCCCGATGAACGCGCACCTAAAACAGATAGAGCAACGGCTTAACATCAGCATCCACAACCGAGGTGCGGATTTCGCGCTCGTGGGCGCGGTTCGACCAGCCCGAGCAGCGCGACACATACTGCAAAGCCTGTACGCAGGCTTGAACAACAATCAGGCATTAACAGCAGACGAGGTGCACTTGGCGCTACAGCAATCAGACCTTGAAGCCAACATGGAAGAGGTTAACCACTCGGCCGAGCCTATTACCTTAATTCGCACCGCCAAATGCACGGTGCGCGCACGCGGAGCCAACCAGCAGCGCTACGTCAAAGCCGTGCAAACCCACGATATCAACTTTGGCGTGGGTCCAGCCGGTACCGGCAAAACCTACCTCGCCGTGGCTTGCGCCGTGGAAGCCCTGCTGAAAGACGAAGTCGAGCGCATACTGCTGGTGCGTCCGGCGGTAGAAGCCGGCGAAAAGCTGGGCTTTTTACCCGGCGACTTATCGCAAAAGGTCGACCCCTACCTGCGCCCACTGTACGACGCGCTGTACGAGATGCTCGGTCACGACACGGTGGGCAAGCTCATCGAGCGCAATGTCATCGAAGTGGCACCCCTGGCCTATATGCGCGGGCGCACCCTGAACAACTCCTTCGTGATTTTGGACGAGAGCCAAAATACCACGCGCGAGCAGATGAAAATGTTCCTGACCCGCATCGGTTTCGGCTCCACCGCCATCATTACCGGCGACCCGTCGCAGATAGATCTGCCCAGGGGCCAGCAATCGGGCTTAAAGCACGTGATGGAAGTGCTCGATAAGGTGGCCGGCATTAGCTTCACCTACTTCTTGTCTAAGGACGTAGTGCGCCATCCACTGGTGCAACGCATTGTTGAGGCCTACGAGGACTTCGAGTCAAAACATTCGGATAATCGCCTGTGA
- the miaB gene encoding tRNA (N6-isopentenyl adenosine(37)-C2)-methylthiotransferase MiaB produces the protein MSTTEKAVKKLYIKTHGCQMNEYDSARMRDLLGDSHKMETTDNPEEADVLLINTCSIRENAQEKLFHQLGRWKNYKDTRPDIVIGVGGCVASQEGEAISKRAPFVDLIFGPQTLHRLPEMIETKRDSGAVVVDISFPEIEKFDRLPQPEADGATAFVSIMEGCSKYCTFCVVPYTRGEEVSRPLADVLTEVAHLAAQGVREVNLLGQNVNAYRGDTADGQVADLAELITYVAAIDGIDRIRFTTSHPVEFSDSLIEVYGKVPELVSHLHLPVQSGSDRILAAMKRGHTALEYKSKLRRLKKIRPDICFSSDFIVGFPGETEADFEATMKLITDMNFDLSFSFVYSRRPGTPASDLPDDTPEALKKERLHRLQHQINQQAQMIARAMVGNTERVLVTGVSKKDPGQLSGRTENNRVVNFRSDQSELIGKFADILIEEALSNSLRGTLISSELDD, from the coding sequence ATGTCCACCACTGAGAAAGCCGTTAAAAAGCTCTATATCAAGACGCACGGCTGCCAGATGAATGAATACGATTCAGCTCGCATGCGCGACCTGCTGGGCGATTCCCATAAAATGGAGACCACAGACAACCCCGAAGAAGCCGACGTATTACTGATCAATACCTGCTCAATTCGGGAAAATGCCCAAGAAAAGCTCTTTCACCAGCTCGGTCGCTGGAAAAACTACAAAGACACGCGCCCCGATATCGTGATTGGCGTCGGCGGCTGCGTGGCCAGCCAAGAAGGCGAGGCTATTAGCAAGCGAGCGCCCTTTGTCGACCTTATTTTCGGCCCGCAAACCTTGCATCGACTGCCCGAGATGATCGAAACCAAGCGCGACTCAGGCGCCGTGGTGGTGGATATCAGCTTCCCTGAAATCGAGAAGTTCGACCGATTGCCGCAGCCGGAGGCCGATGGCGCCACGGCTTTCGTATCGATTATGGAAGGCTGCTCAAAATACTGTACCTTTTGCGTGGTGCCCTATACCCGCGGCGAAGAGGTTTCACGGCCCCTGGCCGACGTCCTCACCGAAGTTGCTCACCTAGCCGCCCAAGGCGTGCGCGAAGTGAACTTGCTGGGCCAAAACGTCAATGCCTATCGCGGCGACACAGCCGACGGTCAGGTTGCAGACTTAGCCGAACTCATTACCTACGTGGCCGCCATCGATGGCATAGACCGGATTCGCTTCACCACCTCCCACCCGGTGGAGTTTTCCGATAGTTTGATTGAGGTATACGGCAAGGTGCCCGAGCTGGTTAGCCATTTACACCTGCCGGTACAGAGCGGCTCAGACCGCATTTTAGCGGCCATGAAGCGCGGCCACACCGCCTTGGAATACAAATCTAAACTGCGTCGGTTGAAGAAAATTCGCCCCGACATCTGCTTCTCGTCCGACTTCATTGTCGGTTTCCCGGGCGAAACCGAGGCCGATTTCGAAGCCACCATGAAGCTGATCACCGACATGAACTTCGACCTGTCGTTCAGCTTTGTGTACAGCCGTCGCCCAGGCACACCGGCCTCCGATCTGCCAGACGATACCCCAGAAGCGCTCAAGAAAGAGCGCCTGCACCGGCTGCAGCATCAAATTAATCAGCAGGCACAAATGATTGCCCGCGCCATGGTGGGCAACACCGAGCGGGTGTTGGTCACCGGTGTATCGAAGAAAGACCCTGGCCAGCTATCGGGCCGGACCGAAAACAATCGCGTGGTCAATTTCCGCTCAGATCAGTCAGAGCTAATCGGCAAATTCGCCGATATCCTGATTGAAGAGGCCTTGTCTAATTCGTTGCGTGGCACCTTAATCAGTTCAGAGCTCGATGATTAA